Genomic DNA from Setaria italica strain Yugu1 chromosome V, Setaria_italica_v2.0, whole genome shotgun sequence:
CCCGCAGCAGGAgccccggcgacgacggcgctgGCGATGCGGCCGCGTAGTACTCGATCCTGGCGAGTGGCGCGGGCGatgcgtcggcgtcggcgagggggAAGCCGCCGTAGCGACGATCGTcgtcctcggcgacggcgccgaggcAGGGGAAGTAGGCGAGGTGGTGGCGCCTGCTGGCGGAGGCCGGGTCCGGGCTGTTGCTGCAGGAGAACTCGTActcgcggcggcgcagcgcgttgctgccgctgccgtgcccgtgcccgtggCCGTTGTGGTGGGAGAGGAGTGCGGCGACGGTGCGGGATACGGCCCTGTTGCGGCGCTTCATGAGGAGGTGCATGCCGAGGAGGAGCTTGCGCTTGTTGGAGAGCAGGCCCTTGCGCACCATGAAGAACAGCGCGTGCAGGTAGCTCCACATCCTCTTCCCCACCGCCGGCACCGAGTGCACCTCCATTGTATTGCCGCTAGCTGTATCGGTAGCTCGATCTGTGGTCCGATGAGCAGCTGTAGGTGGTGGCAGGAGCGCCGCAGGAGGCTCGATGGCATGTACGAGTAGGAGGAGCACGTCGTGTGGGATCGGAAGACGATGGGACTACAAAGAGAGACAAGCAGCTGTTGAGGATGTGGTGGTAGGGTCGTCTTGCGTTGTGTTGGGTTGCCGTGCTGGGTGGTGGAGGTATTTATAAACCGAACCCCGGCGCGCAcggcaggaagaagaaagctgTAGCTCGCTTAGCCTGTAAGGCAGCAGGGCGAGGCGGCCGGGCCGCGATGGTGTGGTGGTCCACGCGCCGGGGAGCGGCCGGGCGACATGCGTTTGGGTGGATGTTTCCATTTGGTTCCTGGTGTTATCGGTTGGTTGGTAGGTCTGGCGCTTTTGTTTGGCCCTGCCATAGCTTTTTCTCGCCTGCTGCTTTGCGT
This window encodes:
- the LOC101765987 gene encoding uncharacterized protein LOC101765987 gives rise to the protein MEVHSVPAVGKRMWSYLHALFFMVRKGLLSNKRKLLLGMHLLMKRRNRAVSRTVAALLSHHNGHGHGHGSGSNALRRREYEFSCSNSPDPASASRRHHLAYFPCLGAVAEDDDRRYGGFPLADADASPAPLARIEYYAAASPAPSSPGLLLRELAPGELEESCCASPALQLGGASGSGAFSVRVSNYSSDDEGAATGGSEAVDDEAEEFIRRFYEQLRRQNTVALLPYMQESAA